The following are encoded together in the Lathyrus oleraceus cultivar Zhongwan6 chromosome 3, CAAS_Psat_ZW6_1.0, whole genome shotgun sequence genome:
- the LOC127131661 gene encoding uncharacterized protein LOC127131661: MAENSLNKFQEESDQYRSGQRDQGSLGSQFRPRSQAFKGKQCMKRLGLQEIPLSPPMVVTTAMDNVVETPLICENCSLSVDVVLGMDCLSANSVFIGYEENLIIIPSSEANPKDVLTTILEGTVGMVNFLFENEKSILLVLTKESSDNLSVTQIPVVCEFPKVFPEDVTSLPPEREVESSMDLIPGTTLISVSPYRMAPLELRELKNQLKELLTKHFI; encoded by the exons ATGGCTGAGAACAGTTTGAATAAATTTCAAGAAGAAAGTGATCAGTATAGGAGTGGACAGAGAGACCAAGGGAGTCTAGGAAGCCAATTCAGGCCTAGATCTCAGGCTTTCAAAGGAAAACAG TGTATGAAGCGTCTTGGCTTGCAAGAAATTCCCTTGTCTCCTCCTATGGTGGTTACTACCGCCATGGATAATGTGGTTGAGACACcgttgatttgtgaaaattgttcaCTCTCG GTTGATGTGGTTTTAGGGATGGATTGCCTCTCCGCCAATTCGGTGTTCATTGGATATGAAGAGAATTTGATTATCATTCCATCTAGTGAAGCTAATCCAAAGGATGTATTAACTACTATCTTGGAAGGTACGGTTGGCATGGTTAATTTCTTATTTGAGAATGAAAAGTCAATTCTCTTGGTGCTTACCAAGGAATCTAGCGATAATCTGAGTGTTACGCAAATTCCTGTCGTTTGTGAATTTCCGAAAGTTTTCCCTGAGGATGTCACCTCTCTTCCTCCTGAAAGGGAAGTGGAATCCTCTATGGACCTAATACCTGGGACGACTCTAATCTCCGTTTCTCCATATCGCATGGCGCCACTCGAGTTAAGAGAGTTGAAGAATCAATTGAAAGAGTTGTTAACCAAGCATTTCATCTGA
- the LOC127131662 gene encoding uncharacterized protein LOC127131662, which yields MLRACVLESGGNWKELLPLIEFAYNNSYHASIGMAPYEALYGRKCRTPLCWTEVGKERILGLEIIQETTERIRMVTLRLRLKGPFKSRKLSPRCIRPYHIIERIGEVAYKLALPHSLSEMHDIFHVSQLRKFIPDSLQPILPDSIEVEVDLTSGPLPSRIAGREVKVLKNKEIPLIKVQWDESDPGDATCELESEMREAYPHLFQLSIGINRVNNEFRLT from the exons ATGTTAAGAGCTTGTGTACTTGAAAGTGGAGGGAATTGGAAGGAGcttttaccattgattgaattCGCATATAACAATAGTTATCATGCAAGTATTGGGATGGCTCCTTATGAAGCCTTGTATGGACGGAAATGTAGAACACCTTTATGTTGGACAGAAGTTGGTAAAGAAAGGATCTTAGGGTTGGAGATTATTCAAGAGACTACCGAAAGGATAAGGATG GTGACTCTGAGGTTGAGATTGAAAGGACCGTTTAAGTCACGGAAGCTAAGTCCAAGATGTATACGGCCATACCATATTATAGAGAGGATTGGAGAAGTAGCCTACAAATTAGCTTTACCACATTCtctatcagaaatgcatgacATTTTTCATGTATCCCAACTTCGAAAGTTCATTCCAGATTCTCTTCAGCCTATCCTTCCAGATTCAATAGAAGTAGAAGTAGATCTGACTTCCGGACCTCTACCAAGTCGCATTGCAGGACGAGAGGTTAAGGTATTAAAGAATAAGGAGATTCCTCTTATTAAGGTTCAGTGGGATGAATCAGATCCGGGCGATGCTACCTGTGAACTGGAGTCAGAAATGCGAGAAGCTTACCCTCATCTCTTCCAG TTGtcaattgggataaatagagtaaataATGAGTTCAGGTTaacttaa